The following coding sequences lie in one Zingiber officinale cultivar Zhangliang chromosome 2B, Zo_v1.1, whole genome shotgun sequence genomic window:
- the LOC122047310 gene encoding pentatricopeptide repeat-containing protein At3g25210, mitochondrial-like yields the protein MAILVRPKHLRHLLYRNPNSAAVGLLLLPLSRHFCDASSLRPNSSPSSDARSRTPLEKQFDSWVDRLRPGFTSNDVAEAIRAQSDSDLALDLFRWTALRPGYRHDGPAYLAMLQVAVFNHRYSQAEILVDEILAGACPPDLPLFNTAIRFCCSRRPLFSRAFDLYKRMQQRRGSSNSSSNAPACRPSIETYSMLLAAVLRRIGKPPVSYVYLHSVRSLARQMKSSGVIPDTFALNLIIKAYARCLEMEEAIRVFREMGLYGCEPNEYSYGYIVQGLCQKGWLEKALNYFKEMRSKALVPTATIYMAVICSLSLERRLEAAVEVVFDMLDNRKAPDILTYRTLLEEMCREGRSEVAYDLLEELRQRKGAMKGRMHSDLLASLHWVCQPRH from the coding sequence ATGGCGATCCTAGTCCGCCCCAAGCATCTCCGCCACCTCCTCTACCGAAACCCTAATTCTGCCGCCGTTGGCCTCCTCCTGCTCCCCCTCTCTCGCCATTTCTGCGATGCCTCTTCACTCAGACCTAATTCTAGCCCTAGCTCCGATGCTCGGTCGCGTACTCCCCTCGAGAAGCAATTTGACTCATGGGTCGACCGCCTCCGGCCGGGGTTCACCTCCAATGACGTAGCCGAAGCCATTCGAGCGCAATCCGACTCTGATCTCGCTCTCGACCTCTTCCGATGGACCGCCCTCCGCCCTGGCTACCGCCACGACGGCCCCGCCTATCTCGCCATGCTCCAGGTCGCCGTCTTCAACCACCGCTACTCCCAGGCGGAGATTCTTGTTGACGAGATCCTCGCCGGCGCCTGCCCCCCGGATCTACCCCTCTTCAACACCGCCATCCGCTTTTGCTGCTCCCGCCGCCCCCTTTTCTCCCGCGCCTTCGATCTATACAAGCGGATGCAGCAGCGCCGGGGTAGCAGCAACAGCAGCAGCAACGCCCCGGCGTGCCGGCCATCCATAGAGACCTATTCGATGCTCCTGGCGGCGGTGCTCCGCCGGATCGGCAAGCCGCCGGTCTCCTACGTGTACCTCCACTCGGTCCGCTCGCTGGCGCGGCAGATGAAGTCTTCGGGCGTGATCCCGGACACCTTCGCGCTCAACCTCATCATCAAGGCCTACGCCCGGTGCCTGGAGATGGAGGAGGCCATCCGAGTATTCAGGGAGATGGGGCTCTACGGCTGCGAGCCCAACGAGTACTCCTACGGTTACATCGTGCAAGGGCTTTGCCAGAAGGGGTGGTTGGAGAAGGCCTTGAACTACTTCAAGGAGATGAGGTCGAAGGCACTAGTACCCACGGCGACTATATACATGGCAGTGATCTGCAGCCTTTCGCTAGAGCGGCGGCTAGAGGCGGCGGTCGAGGTGGTATTCGACATGCTGGATAACCGCAAGGCGCCGGACATTCTGACCTACCGGACCTTGCTGGAGGAGATGTGCAGGGAGGGGCGGTCGGAGGTGGCATACGATCTGCTGGAGGAGCTCCGGCAGAGGAAGGGCGCCATGAAAGGAAGGATGCACTCCGACTTGTTGGCCAGCCTGCACTGGGTCTGCCAGCCGCGGCATTGA